From Acinetobacter sp. ASP199, the proteins below share one genomic window:
- the lpxA gene encoding acyl-ACP--UDP-N-acetylglucosamine O-acyltransferase: MSNNSLIHPTAIIDSSAVIASDVQIGPYCIIGPNVTIGAGTKLHSHVVVGGYTRIGEHNEIFQFASVGEVCQDLKYAGEETWLEIGDHNKIREHCSLHRGTVQDNSITKIGSHNLLMVNTHIAHDCMVGDHNIFANNVGVAGHVHVGDYVVIGGNSGIHQFCKIDSYSMIGGASLILKDVPAYVMVSGNPAHAFAMNVEGMRRKGWSKNVINGLREAFKLIYKSGLTTQEAIEKIRAEILPEVAEAQRLLDSLEQSKRGIVR; the protein is encoded by the coding sequence ATGAGCAATAACTCCCTTATTCATCCAACTGCCATTATTGACTCATCTGCAGTAATTGCTTCAGATGTTCAAATTGGTCCTTATTGTATTATCGGACCAAATGTCACTATTGGTGCAGGTACTAAACTTCATTCACACGTTGTTGTGGGTGGATACACACGCATTGGCGAACACAATGAGATTTTCCAGTTTGCGAGTGTGGGAGAGGTTTGTCAGGATCTGAAATATGCAGGTGAAGAAACCTGGCTTGAGATTGGTGATCATAACAAGATTCGTGAACATTGCAGTCTGCACCGTGGTACAGTTCAGGATAATAGTATTACCAAAATCGGCAGTCACAACCTGCTGATGGTAAATACCCATATTGCACATGACTGTATGGTAGGTGATCACAACATTTTTGCCAATAACGTGGGTGTTGCTGGTCACGTCCATGTAGGTGATTATGTGGTGATTGGCGGTAACTCGGGTATCCATCAGTTCTGTAAGATTGATTCTTATAGTATGATCGGTGGTGCATCACTTATTCTTAAAGATGTGCCTGCTTATGTCATGGTTTCGGGCAATCCTGCACATGCATTTGCGATGAATGTGGAAGGGATGCGTCGTAAAGGCTGGTCAAAAAATGTTATCAATGGTTTACGTGAGGCATTTAAACTGATCTATAAATCAGGTTTAACTACACAAGAAGCAATTGAAAAAATTCGTGCAGAGATTCTGCCAGAAGTGGCTGAAGCACAGCGCTTACTTGATTCTTTGGAGCAGTCTAAACGTGGTATTGTGCGTTAA
- a CDS encoding YbgF trimerization domain-containing protein, translating into MMFKKHVLCTLSMLCTTSLFAAVPIESRGLSQGSNSTAPTSTMPAISSGVATPVQTNMSWQLLQKNQQLENDIRGLRGKIEEQDNEIQSLKSELVNRYADLDQRLELLQQKIDPEQGTEEDNQQDTAPSSGSSNGKLSQAQTSTVSSSSVQPSESEKAAYTVALDAYKNGGAAKAIAPMQNFIKNNPNSVYISNAYFWLAEFNLSIDPPNFTEAKRNYAIVADRYPNSAKAARALYQLYNVSQEVEKNKTLAAQYKSRLLKNYPQSEEAKFFK; encoded by the coding sequence ATGATGTTTAAAAAACATGTCTTATGCACACTCAGCATGCTCTGTACCACTTCACTCTTTGCTGCAGTTCCAATTGAATCACGAGGCTTAAGCCAGGGTAGCAACAGTACCGCACCTACCAGTACCATGCCTGCGATTTCATCAGGGGTAGCGACACCAGTACAAACCAATATGAGCTGGCAATTGCTGCAAAAAAACCAGCAACTGGAAAATGATATCCGTGGCTTACGCGGCAAGATTGAAGAGCAGGACAATGAAATTCAGTCACTAAAAAGTGAACTTGTTAACCGCTATGCTGATCTTGATCAACGTCTTGAGTTGTTACAGCAAAAGATTGATCCTGAACAAGGCACTGAGGAGGATAATCAACAGGATACTGCACCCAGTTCAGGGTCAAGCAACGGCAAGCTAAGCCAAGCTCAGACATCAACAGTTTCAAGTTCTTCTGTTCAGCCCTCTGAGTCAGAAAAAGCTGCATACACGGTCGCTCTGGATGCCTATAAGAATGGCGGTGCAGCGAAAGCGATTGCACCCATGCAGAACTTCATCAAGAACAATCCAAACAGTGTGTATATCAGCAATGCCTATTTCTGGTTAGCAGAGTTTAATCTGTCGATTGATCCACCGAATTTCACTGAAGCGAAGCGAAATTATGCCATTGTGGCAGATCGTTATCCAAACTCGGCAAAAGCTGCTCGTGCTTTGTATCAATTATATAATGTCAGTCAGGAAGTAGAGAAAAACAAGACTCTAGCTGCACAATACAAATCTCGCTTATTGAAAAACTATCCTCAGTCTGAAGAGGCTAAATTCTTTAAATAA